Proteins from one Chlorogloeopsis sp. ULAP01 genomic window:
- a CDS encoding heterocyst differentiation related protein — protein sequence MSESMAFIGGVAVAGLAAILLLKGTGNPLQQPNIAVAPQLPTTMMPGVIQQPPTYNPYAPQPVAPTPASPNPDERLAMERLKMENEGLKKENEQLKSQMQQFQAQLQQAYNYQLQLNAQQNQNAASRLQQSENPWWSSPIVWAVGGMSLTIGGGIVVAGVLSLFSPKQRHTRTVQVIHPYNGSGTPLVPVRRAEFLPPHTEVRRVNAPEYEDTY from the coding sequence ATGAGTGAGAGTATGGCATTTATCGGCGGTGTTGCCGTAGCGGGGCTAGCGGCTATTTTGTTGTTAAAGGGAACTGGAAATCCTCTGCAACAGCCAAACATCGCAGTTGCTCCACAATTGCCAACTACTATGATGCCTGGAGTTATACAGCAGCCACCGACATATAATCCTTACGCACCACAACCTGTTGCTCCAACACCTGCAAGTCCAAATCCTGATGAGCGTTTAGCAATGGAACGTCTCAAAATGGAAAATGAGGGGCTAAAGAAGGAAAACGAGCAACTCAAAAGTCAAATGCAGCAGTTCCAAGCCCAACTCCAACAGGCTTACAACTATCAGTTGCAATTAAATGCACAGCAAAACCAAAATGCAGCGTCACGCTTGCAGCAATCTGAAAATCCCTGGTGGTCTTCACCTATAGTATGGGCAGTGGGAGGTATGTCTTTAACTATCGGCGGAGGTATTGTTGTTGCTGGGGTATTATCTTTGTTTTCTCCTAAACAACGACATACTCGTACAGTCCAAGTTATTCATCCTTACAATGGTTCTGGTACACCATTAGTTCCAGTACGTCGAGCTGAGTTTTTACCACCTCACACCGAAGTAAGACGAGTTAATGCGCCAGAATACGAGGATACCTACTAA